In Geoalkalibacter sp., a single genomic region encodes these proteins:
- the cheB gene encoding chemotaxis-specific protein-glutamate methyltransferase CheB, protein MTKDKINVVIADDSLLTRVVLRDILQRDPEICVVAEARDGREALDAVLRLHPHLVILDVVMPVMDGISAVREIMARRPTPILVLSANVRPSDAGGAFNAIALGALDVMEKPRGAVQQVFEPLASLLIEKIKVLARLPVRQIPLTARSRGASGPSDEPRRATLAVGASTGGPRAVLHLLQGLPPDTSARILVVQHIAPGFAPGFAQWLERETPFAVRTAEEGDALRPGLVLVAPNDRHMEVRNDRIHLSDGLPMHSCRPSVDVLFTSLAHEAPRDVAAVLLTGMGRDGAEGLAALRLAGALTLAQDEATSVVFGMPRAAIALGAAQRVLPLDEIPRVLARILDRAARLC, encoded by the coding sequence ATGACTAAGGACAAGATCAACGTCGTTATCGCCGATGATTCCCTGCTCACCCGCGTGGTGCTGCGCGATATTCTGCAGCGCGATCCCGAGATCTGCGTCGTGGCCGAGGCGCGCGACGGGCGCGAGGCCCTTGATGCCGTGCTGCGCCTGCATCCGCACCTGGTGATTCTCGATGTGGTCATGCCGGTGATGGACGGCATCAGCGCCGTGCGCGAGATCATGGCGCGCCGCCCCACGCCGATTCTGGTGCTCTCGGCCAACGTGCGTCCCAGCGACGCCGGCGGCGCCTTCAACGCCATCGCCCTGGGCGCTCTCGATGTCATGGAAAAGCCGCGCGGCGCCGTGCAGCAGGTCTTTGAGCCCCTGGCAAGCCTGCTCATCGAAAAAATCAAGGTGCTGGCGCGCCTGCCGGTCCGCCAAATTCCGCTGACCGCACGCTCCCGAGGGGCGAGCGGCCCATCCGACGAGCCGCGCCGCGCAACCCTCGCCGTCGGCGCGTCCACCGGCGGGCCCAGGGCGGTGCTGCATCTCCTGCAGGGCCTTCCCCCCGACACCTCTGCCCGCATCCTCGTCGTCCAGCACATCGCGCCCGGTTTCGCGCCGGGGTTTGCCCAGTGGCTGGAGCGCGAAACCCCCTTCGCCGTGCGCACCGCCGAGGAGGGCGACGCCCTGCGTCCCGGCCTGGTGCTGGTGGCGCCCAACGATCGCCACATGGAAGTGCGCAACGACCGCATTCATTTGAGCGACGGCCTGCCGATGCACAGTTGCCGCCCCTCCGTCGACGTGCTCTTCACCTCCCTGGCCCACGAAGCGCCCCGCGATGTCGCCGCCGTGCTGCTCACCGGCATGGGCCGCGACGGCGCCGAGGGCCTGGCCGCCCTGCGCCTCGCCGGCGCCCTGACCCTCGCCCAGGACGAAGCAACCAGCGTGGTGTTCGGCATGCCGCGCGCGGCCATCGCCCTGGG